The sequence CCTCTTTAACCTGTCACATGAAGTAGTGAATCCTATTAAAATCGAGGAAATGAAGCAGCTTGATTTCGTCTTTTTGGCCGTTCCTTCCGGTGTATCGAAGGAATTATCTCAGAATCTACTCGGTGAAAAGGCGAAAGTGATCGATCTTTCAGGGGACTTGCGTTTGAAGAATCCTCAAGAATACGAAGAGTGGTACAAAGGAGAATCAGCATCTTCAGATGTTTTACAGAAAGCGGTGTATGGTCTCACAGAATGCAATCGACAATCCATTCAAGAGGCGGAACTGATCGCGAACCCAGGCTGCTTTCCGACAGCCACCCTTCTAGGATTGGCGCCGCTTTTTCACCATGAGCTTGTTGAGCCCCACTCCATCATTATCGATGCCAAAACGGGATTATCGGGAGCAGGGAGAAAAGCGACTCAATCCAGTCATTTTTCAGAGACTCAAGAAAATCTACGAATCTATAAGGTTCATCAACACCAGCACACTCCTGAAATTGAACAACAATTGAAGGAGTGGCACAGCGAAGCGGGACCCATTACCTTTACGACACACCTTATTCCCATGACCCGTGGGATTATGGCTACGATGTACACGGAATTAAAAAGCACATACACCACTGAGCAGTTACACAACATTTACCAAGCCTATTACGAGATTCACCCATTCATCAGGATTC is a genomic window of Rossellomorea sp. y25 containing:
- the argC gene encoding N-acetyl-gamma-glutamyl-phosphate reductase, whose amino-acid sequence is MNVGIVGSTGYGGVELHRLLVNHPNVDNCILYSSSLEGALYADQYPHLFNLSHEVVNPIKIEEMKQLDFVFLAVPSGVSKELSQNLLGEKAKVIDLSGDLRLKNPQEYEEWYKGESASSDVLQKAVYGLTECNRQSIQEAELIANPGCFPTATLLGLAPLFHHELVEPHSIIIDAKTGLSGAGRKATQSSHFSETQENLRIYKVHQHQHTPEIEQQLKEWHSEAGPITFTTHLIPMTRGIMATMYTELKSTYTTEQLHNIYQAYYEIHPFIRIRPKGQFPSTKEVFGTNFCDIAIKVDSRTNRVTIVSVIDNLLKGAAGQAVQNMNVMLGLDETTGLHHYPIYP